Proteins co-encoded in one Zygotorulaspora mrakii chromosome 5, complete sequence genomic window:
- the TFC3 gene encoding transcription factor TFIIIC subunit TFC3 (similar to Saccharomyces cerevisiae TFC3 (YAL001C); ancestral locus Anc_4.128) — MIPVYPDELVDLLCEDIAYNKGEVKLSYIWEIAAKYVEITDEKMKEYIFSCMTANVDIVLYEKGKATHESFTDVIGKDNISVGITEEKLWIILTGYTKKESNLGGAAFELLLEIAKSKDLGINTKDLATATKQDPRSITGRVKKLEGLICSVQMIYKGHVVKLLKLRKYAKLENNMKPYVNIREYLPKIVEIVKHSKNGVRQIIDLKRELKLDVDKRLSKSFIAAINWLTEKGHIKKVLVVSPTNTAVKIRCVKYLKDYIPEDRSTNDFDYETDFDDEASVDFDKTANADTDAYEGLDNFNATNLLQDDNLIVDEKNDTERNKFLLNRFFPVQNQTYDFADSSGLQGVSTMQLINKLTGPDYRRSFTKLTELYVKNVGKQSSTIRRYEIIRVYDFEGKKKFYRFFSGENFGNLTGSVQPWRDVFEPIAAENVTLSSLNKASFVPLSSTVRFIRREDQDIFFWNGELKVPPSVNAPALGRKRKHEEDSTNSLENNKENLLERKVPKVVSIEPSSDFQSREVSSDSLAPKNNSMTKSEVIKVGGFSANSLRSLYRQRAILEVVRQSGGVTYLREQFFEDVSRYMGSPTMLDKKTVRGDVALMVKSHKLHDSLEPKTQRRIIHLPDIDNDAVESYVVKEKDNKRAHFNDIIHNTDIYFFDQTEKDKFHRGKKSVERVRQFQSRSRAHTETGTSSSKSPLSDGNKVKNKTQRRPKKTEMKEGTDALSKESAEPRSRSTFHLGSKDGVEALVMTVVISKSIKNEVAWDQITRLFPNNSLESLKKQWTIRRVKMGHSGWRARVDKWRKILVSAIKDERTTLEEAERLNLPKLIRLWTASELDPSGKPVSLYRNYSENRKLYTFVKESDYSSARIGLAMSSMVQRETSLLKKSYMLDYTDDTLDVFDTDGNTRMLIRSLLFNQSSASRDEILALKKVPKETLDKVVMDMAKDKQIRFSGARLEETGVIQEILESRGARMAFEESKNYREKLEEMLSAKNGIVVSEETSDVASWTLIDLISRCKILLSPVKSPENGRPLSYTTRRFGVAALTPPFIITPRDNNLFQKLAEVPVPVHGSNSRLWIDSKGSIRESVWKNLVSMIIKEVLFNPGIGEKRLLQYCGNIICRQEVREICDWLIAKQLLSHTPFKGYCATSCWYRLME, encoded by the exons ATGATTCCCGTATACCCTGACGAGCTGGTTGATCTTCTATGTGAGGATATAGCCTATAACAAGGGCG AGGTAAAACTTTCGTACATATGGGAGATCGCAGCCAAATATGTTGAGATaacagatgaaaaaatgaaggagTATATTTTTTCCTGCATGACTGCTAATGTGGATATTGTACTTTATGAAAAGGGCAAAGCTACACATGAAAGCTTCACAGATGTAATTGGGAAGGACAACATTAGCGTGGGAATAACAGAGGAAAAACTATGGATCATTCTTACTGGATACACGAAGAAAGAATCCAATCTTGGGGGAGCCGCTTTTGAGCTGCTGTTGGAGATAGCCAAATCAAAGGATCTTGGAATAAATACCAAAGATCTAGCAACTGCCACCAAACAAGATCCCAGAAGTATCACGGGTCGTgtgaaaaaactggaaGGTCTTATTTGTTCTGTTCAGATGATTTACAAGGGGCATGTTGTGAAGTTGCTAAAGCTGCGAAAGTATGCAAAACTCGAAAATAACATGAAACCTTACGTAAATATAAGAGAATATCTACCTaagattgttgaaatagTCAAGCATTCTAAAAACGGTGTTCGTCAGATTATCGATCTCAAAAGGGAGTTGAAGCTAGACGTGGACAAAAGACTTTCCAAATCCTTTATAGCAGCAATCAATTGGCTAACCGAGAAAGGCCACATCAAAAAAGTACTGGTAGTATCTCCAACGAATACCGCAGTAAAAATCAGATGTGTTAAATATTTAAAAGACTACATCCCGGAAGATAGATCCACTAACGATTTTGACTATGAAACGGATTTTGACGATGAAGCAAGTGTTGACTTCGATAAGACTGCAAATGCAGATACAGATGCATACGAAGGCCTTGACAATTTTAACGCAACTAATTTGCTACAGGATGACAATTTAATTGTCGATGAGAAGAATGATACTGAAAGGAATAAATTTCTCTTAAACCGATTCTTTCCAGTACAAAATCAAACGTATGATTTTGCAGATTCCTCTGGATTGCAAGGTGTATCAACCATGCAGCTAATTAATAAGCTTACAGGTCCTGACTACAGGAGGTCCTTCACGAAGTTGACAGAACTCTACGTAAAAAACGTTGGCAAACAAAGCAGTACAATTCGTAGATACGAGATCATTAGAGTTTATGACTTTGAgggtaaaaaaaaattctacAGATTTTTCTCGGGAGAAAACTTTGGAAATCTGACAGGTAGTGTGCAACCGTGGCGGGATGTCTTCGAACCAATTGCTGCGGAAAATGTGACGCTCAGCTCCCTTAATAAAGCTAGCTTCGTTCCTTTGAGTAGTACTGTAAGATTCATAAGACGAGAGGACCAggacatttttttctggaaTGGAGAACTGAAGGTTCCTCCAAGTGTTAACGCACCAGCGCTTGGGCGTAAAAGAAAGCACGAAGAAGACTCTACAAACAGCTTGgaaaataataaagaaaatttattAGAACGCAAAGTTCCCAAAGTGGTCTCAATAGAACCCTCAAGCGATTTTCAATCGCGTGAAGTTTCGAGTGACAGCCTAGCCCCGAAGAATAATTCTATGACCAAATCAGAGGTAATCAAAGTAGGTGGGTTTTCTGCAAACTCGCTGAGATCACTTTATAGACAGCGTGCGATTCTTGAAGTTGTAAGACAATCGGGTGGTGTAACCTACCTCAGGGagcaattttttgaagatgtaTCCCGATATATGGGATCTCCTACAATGCTGGACAAGAAAACTGTTCGGGGCGATGTTGCTTTAATGGTCAAAAGTCACAAATTACACGACAGCTTAGAACCCAAAACACAGCGACGCATAATTCATCTGCCTGATATCGACAATGATGCTGTTGAGAGTTATGTTGTGAAAGAGAAGGACAATAAAAGGGCGcatttcaatgatatcaTCCACAATACTGacatatatttttttgatcaaacAGAGAAAGACAAATTTCACCGGGGCAAAAAGTCCGTTGAGAGAGTGCGACAGTTTCAGTCTCGATCAAGAGCGCATACTGAAACTGGCACATCGTCCTCAAAATCCCCACTTTCTGATGGGAATAAAGTCAAGAATAAAACTCAAAGAAGGCCGAAGAAAACGGAAATGAAAGAAGGAACAGACGCTCTTTCTAAGGAGTCAGCGGAGCCTCGATCGAGGTCTACTTTCCATCTGGGAAGCAAAGATGGAGTTGAGGCGTTGGTAATGACTGTTGTTATCTCgaaaagtatcaaaaaTGAGGTAGCATGGGATCAAATCACTAGGCTGTTTCCAAATAACTCTCTAGAAAGCCTTAAGAAGCAATGGACCATTCGTAGAGTCAAAATGGGCCATAGCGGTTGGAGAGCTCGCGTTGATAAGTGGCGAAAAATTCTCGTTTCAGCtataaaagatgaaagGACAACTCTTGAAGAGGCAGAAAGATTAAACTTGCCAAAACTGATTCGGTTGTGGACGGCGTCGGAGCTTGATCCTAGCGGTAAACCGGTATCTCTTTACAGAAACTACTCTGAAAATAGAAAGCTCTACACGTTTGTTAAAGAATCTGATTATTCTTCTGCTAGAATAGGGCTTGCGATGTCGTCTATGGTTCAAAGGGAAACctctcttttgaaaaaaagttatATGCTTGACTATACAGACGACACGTTGGATGTTTTCGACACAGACGGAAATACTAGAATGTTAATCAGGTCGTTACTATTCAATCAGTCGAGTGCATCAAGAGACGAAATTCTTGCACTGAAGAAAGTACCCAAGGAAACTTTAGACAAAGTGGTTATGGACATGGCCAAAGATAAGCAAATTCGTTTTTCTGGTGCAAGATTGGAAGAGACTGGTGTCATTCAAGAAATATTGGAGTCAAGAGGGGCTCGCATGGCGTTTGAGGAATCAAAGAACTATAGGGAAAAACTCGAAGAAATGTTATCGGCGAAAAACGGTATTGTAGTCAGTGAAGAGACTTCTGATGTAGCATCTTGGACGCTGATTGACCTTATTTCTAGATGCAAGATTTTACTGAGTCCAGTGAAGTCACCAGAAAACGGTCGTCCATTGAGTTACACCACAAGAAGATTCGGAGTTGCAGCCTTAACACCCCCATTTATCATTACTCCACGAGATAATAATTTATTCCAAAAATTGGCAGAGGTACCAGTCCCTGTTCACGGATCAAATTCGAGGCTTTGGATCGATTCGAAGGGCTCGATACGAGAAAGCGTATGGAAGAACCTTGTATCTATGATAATAAAGGAAGTACTTTTCAACCCTGGTATCGGAGAGAAGAGACTTCTCCAATACTGCGGTAATATAATATGCAGGCAAGAAGTCAGAGAAATTTGTGATTGGCTAATCGCAAAGCAGTTACTCTCTCACACCCCATTCAAGGGATACTGCGCAACAAGTTGTTGGTATCGATTAATGGAATAG